In the genome of Mercurialis annua linkage group LG8, ddMerAnnu1.2, whole genome shotgun sequence, the window tgtcaattcagggcgtcgcctttcatttatttacaaaaacaacatgggcacgttattagataaaattttgctgacttgaaCTCCCAAtaggagtgccacgtgtcatatCACGTCAGCAAatatgccactaaaaatgtgctcatgttgtttttcaaaagaaatgaaaggtgatgtctTGAATTGCCACATTTTAAAGGTTAtgtttgcaatttcgtgtaaaggtacattaattctaaataaaacACATTAAATAATCATTAATAATTGTGTCTTTCATTAATTTGCTCTTATAAATAATCACTCCACGTATTACATATTAAATAGATAGTTCATAATACTACGTGGTGGACTTGGTTCACTTAAAAATTTCTGATTTTCCGTACAATAACTTCCTTAGTAATATGTCACAGTTATGTAACATGTTACTGAATACAATGCTACCAAAAACAAACATTACCCATTACCACAAATACACTGCTCAATTTCAGTCATCCTTCTTAACTCGTCGCTACTCTAATTTATCTCCCCCAAAACACTTTCAGTTAAATGAAAAACAATCCATTAAATTTCTTGTTTACTGCAATTCCTTGATCACAAAACATGGAAACAATGGAAACATTGAAGAATCAGAATCGATATTTAACCGCATGCCGCATAAAAACGCAATAACTCACACTTCATTGCTCACAGCTTATGCCAAAAATGGCCAAATTTCGAAAGCCAGGAAACTGTTTGATGAAATGCCTGAACGAACTGTAGCTACTTATAATGCTATGATTACTGCTTATACTAAGAACAATTTTATGGTAGATGAggcttttagtttattttcatCCATGAATGATAAGAATGAGGTGTCATATGGGGCAATGATCACTGGGTTTTTACGGGCAGGAATGTTCGAAAAAGCGGAGATTTTGTGTCGTGAAATGCCTGTTAAGTGGCGGGAACCGGGTTGTTCCAATGCTATGATAAGTGGGTATCTAAAAGTTGGGAGATTGGAAGAGGCGATTCGGGTTTTTGAGGGTATGGTGGAGAAAGATGTTGTTTCCTGGAGTTGTATGGTTGATGGGTATTGCAAGAAGGGGAGGGTTTCTGAGGCTAGAGAGTTGTTTGATAGGATGCCAATGAGAAATGTGGTTACTTGGACGGCTATGATTGATGGTTATATGAATGTCGAGTATTTCGAAGAAGGGTTTGAATTATTTCTAAGTATGAGAAGAGGAGATGTTGCTGTTAATCCTCTTACCTTGACTATAATGTTTGAAGCTTGTCGGAGATTTGGAGTGTATAGAGAGGGAATCCAGATTCATGGTTTGGCTATGCGTATGGGATTTgagtttgacatttttttggGCAATTCTATCATAGCAATGTATTGTCGATTTGGCTGTGTGGATGAAGCAAATAGAGTGTTCCAGATGATGAATACGAAAGACGTGGTTTCTTGGAATTCATTGATTGCTGGTTATGttcaaaatgataaatttgaggAAGCTTATGAACTTTTTGAGATTCTTCCAGGAAAAGATGTAGTTTCTTGGACAACTATGATTACTGGATATTCTGCTAAAGGGAATGTTCAGAAAGCCATTGAATTGTTTCAAACTATGCCTAAGAAAGATAGTATAGCTTGGACTGCTGTCATTTATGGTTTTATCAGTAATGGCGAGTATGAGGAGGCTTTTCATTGGTTTATTGACATGCTTAGGCAAGCAGTGAAGCCAAACTCACTAACTTTCAGTAGTATGCTTAGTGCTTCAGC includes:
- the LOC126659792 gene encoding pentatricopeptide repeat-containing protein At1g53600, mitochondrial translates to MSQLCNMLLNTMLPKTNITHYHKYTAQFQSSFLTRRYSNLSPPKHFQLNEKQSIKFLVYCNSLITKHGNNGNIEESESIFNRMPHKNAITHTSLLTAYAKNGQISKARKLFDEMPERTVATYNAMITAYTKNNFMVDEAFSLFSSMNDKNEVSYGAMITGFLRAGMFEKAEILCREMPVKWREPGCSNAMISGYLKVGRLEEAIRVFEGMVEKDVVSWSCMVDGYCKKGRVSEARELFDRMPMRNVVTWTAMIDGYMNVEYFEEGFELFLSMRRGDVAVNPLTLTIMFEACRRFGVYREGIQIHGLAMRMGFEFDIFLGNSIIAMYCRFGCVDEANRVFQMMNTKDVVSWNSLIAGYVQNDKFEEAYELFEILPGKDVVSWTTMITGYSAKGNVQKAIELFQTMPKKDSIAWTAVIYGFISNGEYEEAFHWFIDMLRQAVKPNSLTFSSMLSASASLASLNEGLQIHAHVQKIDMQFDLSIQNSLVSMYSKCGNVSEAYRVFASINAPNVISFNSMITGFSQNGYGEQALNLFSKMQKDRQKPNDITFLGILSACTHVGLVKKGWEYFDLMKSVYNIEPGLDHYACMVDLLGRAGFLNDAINLIDSMPFEPHSGVWGALLGASRIHSRLDLANLAAQHLTKLEPDNATAYVVLSGIYNSVGKEKDGDRIRMMKKSKGLKKSPGCSWIILNNKVHLFLAGDKSHMDLEEIKGTLFILTKEMNGLDFYEN